The genomic stretch TCGGCAATATTGCTTTTTCCACTACCGTTAGGGCCAACAATTGCTGTTATGCCTTCATCAAACTTAAAAACCATCTTTTGAGCAAAAGACTTAAAACCATACATATCAATGCTTTTTAAATACATCTATTTATCCTCGCATTTTTCCGCTCTATAAAATGGGCTGACACATGTCAGCTCATTTTACTAAACTTTCGTATTATGACAATATATATTGAACGATCTGTAATTGTATAATTATAAATTGTTCACTATCCATTGCTATGTCAATTTTTTTATTGCATCTGAGGCTGCCTCTTGCTCTGCAGCCTTTTTACTTCTGCCTGAACCTTGACCTATTACCTTATTCTTATGTCTTACAACGACCTCAAATATTTTATTATGATCTGGTCCACTTTCAGTTACAACAACATACTCTAATGGTTTTTCACTTACCTTTTGGATCAATTCTTGTAAATGAGTTTTGCTATCTACAAAAAGCTTTTTCTTTTCAACATCCTTTAAAAGAGTGTTATACACAAATTCTGTAGTTGCTTCAAGACCCCCATCTAAATAGATTGCACCAATCAAAGCTTCAATCGTATCCGACAATACTGATGATCTATTTCTTCCTCCAGAATTTTCTTCACCTTTTCCTAGCATGATGAAATCCCCTAAGTGAATCTCTTTTGAAAATTTCGCTAGCGTTGGTTCGCATACAATGCTCGCCCTAAGTTTAGTTAATTCACCTTCTAACATATCTGGATATTTTATAAAAAGATAATAGCTTGTTACTATTTCTAGAACTGCATCTCCTAAAAATTCTAATCGTTCATTATTCTCTTCTTTTGACATTTTATTCTCATTTGCATAAGAACTATGTACTAGCGCTTGTTCAAGTAATTTAATATTTTCAAATTGATAGCCGATATTGTTTTGAAATTGCTCTAAGTTACACTCAACTAACATATTACTCCCACCTTTATTATATTCTAATAGTCCTACCGTCTTCCATAACATGGAATTTATTATAACATATTTATTTAAAAGCTACAAGGTAACTACAAGAAAATCGGCTATGTTAAATCATAACTTTCATTACTATCTGCCACTTTTCTAAATTCATATGTATACGTTTCATAGTATCAAGAAAATCGGCTGTGATAAATAGAACATTCGTTACCTTTCTGCCGCTTTTCTAATTTCTGATGTATACATTTCATAGAATCAAGAAAATTGGGTGCGTTAAATCATAACTCTCGTTACCTATCTGCGATCTTATGTAAACAAACAACCTGGGCGTTCTTTCGAACGCTCAGGTTGTTGACAATTTAATTAATTATCAATTAACGAAACAGAGATAAAAGCATTTTTTCTTCGAAATTAATACGAAAGGCAGTAAGTGTTCATTTTTCGCCTGACCGGCCGAAGGGTAAGGCCAGAAAAATGAACACTTACTGCCAATAATGTATACACCTATCTGAAAAAATGCTTTTGTCGACAGCCCGAGCGTTCTTTTGAACTCTCTTGTTATATTAATCTTCTATTTCTTCTATTTTACTTTTTAACAATTCAACCGCATTTCCAACAGTTTCAATACCTTTAGCCAAATCCTCATCAGTAATTTCAATTTTAAACTCGTCTTCTAATGCTGAAATAATATCAACTAAATCCAATGAATCAACTCCTAAATCATCGGCAAAACTCATATCCTCACTAATTTTTCCTGAATCATAATTGGCATATTTCGCAATAATTTCTAACAACTTGCTGTTATCCATATTTTTATACCCCTTTCAAATTATTCGCTTTTTTTTGTGTTCAACCTATTATTAACCTTTTTTAACCCATTATATACTCTAAGCATTATAAACTTAATTTTTGCTTGATCTTTTCATTCACTTTCTCTTTATAAAATGTATTACATTGAAGGATTGTGTTCTTCATGGCTTTTGAATCTGAACTACCGTGGGTTTTTACAACAAGTCCATTAAGACCTAATAAAGGTGCTCCTCCATACTCAGCATAATCTAAAGTTTTCATCATTTTCTTCAATGAGCTCTTAATTAAAATCGCGCCAATTTTAGAAACAAATGATGATAATATCGCTTTTTTAATCATACCTAGTAAGGACATTGCAAAACCTTCAGTATATTTTAATATAATGTTGCCAACAAAACCATCACATACTATAACATCAACATTTCCTTTTGAAATATCTCTTGCTTCTATATTACCCACAAAATGAATAGATGGTTCTTCTTTTAATAAGGCAAAGGTTTCTTTTGCAAGATTATTTCCTTTTTCTTCTTCCTCACCTATATTAACAAGAGCAATACTTGGAATTTTTTTATTCATAAAACTTTCATAATAAATAGAACCCATTTGTGCGAATTGAACTAACTGTGAAGGTTTACAATCAACATTTGCACCACAATCAAGTAGCAAGGTAAAACCTTTTTCATTTGGAATAAAGGAAGCCAATGCCGGTCTTTCAATACCTTTAATTCTACCAACAATAATTGTTCCTCCAGCAAGTACTGCACCAGTACTACCAGCTGAAACAAAGGCTTCTGCTTGTTGTTCCTTCACTAATCTTAGTCCTACTACAATGGATGAGTCTTTCTTACGTCTAATTGCCATAACGGGTGACTCGCAATTCTCAATAATCTCATCTGCATTAACAACAACTACTTGTTCCTTGTTATAGTTATGCTTTTTGAGTTCCTCTTTTATTAGCGCTTCTTTTCCAACTAATAAAACCTGTATGTTTTTTTCATGATTAATTGCTTCTATACAACCTGTCACCACAGAATTAGGAGCGTGGTCTCCTCCCATTGCATCAACTGCTACTCGTAGGTAGTTCATGTTTCGCCCCCTTAATGTCTTATACTGATAATATACTAAATTTCTTCTTGTTTTTCAATATATATTTTTTTATTTATTAACTTATTGTTCATATTCCTTCTCATTAAAAATGCGTCACCTTTTGGGGAACGCATTCTTTTCATGTTTATACTTATTCTGTTACGATTACTACTTTATTTTTGTATGTGCCACAAGCTTTACAAACTCTATGGGACATAACAAGTGCTCCACATTTACTACATTTTCCTAAGTTAGGAGCAGTTAGTTTCCAGTTTGCTCTACGGCTGTTTCTTCTTGCTTTGGATACCTTGCGTTTTGGTACTGCCATTTATCTTTACACCTCCTTAAAATTCTCATCATATAAGGCTTTTAATCCCGCAAATCTAAGGTCAATATTGTCATTTTCACAATTACAACTAGCTAAATTTAAGTTTGTCCCACAAGTTTTGCAAATGCCCATACAGTCTTCCTTGCATAGCATCTTCATAGGAAAGTTAACAAATATTTCGTTTAAAGCTAACTTCTCTAAATCTAAATTATAGCCTTCCATAAAAGCTTCTTCATCTTCGACAACCTTATCAATCCTAACTTCTTTAGAAAAATCAGCTTCTAAATGATATTTTGTTGGTTCATTACATCTATCACAATTTAAAATAAGTATTGTTTTGACCAAACCATTTACTAAAATTTCATTATTTGCAACTTTTTCTAATTCAAGATTGATAGAAACATCATCTTGAACTTGGGCTGTTTCGTTACCGAATTGAATATCTTTAATGATAATTGTTTTTTCTATCTTTGCAAATTGCAAATCATTTGTAAAGATATTTGTTAAATTTATTTGCACAACAATCACTCCTTCTGCAAATATATTTTACTGTAAAAACAATAGGTTAAGAAAATCGGTTATATCTTTAACCACAAGTAATTATACAGATATAAAAACTTTTTGTCAACACAAAATCGTCATATTTTATAGATTAACGATGTCACAATTTATACAAAGTACAGATATTAATTCATATTTGTTGATACTCCCATTATAGGAATCTCATTATACCATGTATAAATTACTTATTCCACAATTCTATTTCACTTTTTGTTCCTAATACAAAGTGATTGTTTTGTACTTCAATAAACTCAGCAGCATCATAGTCAATACCTGTCTTATCATAATGTTTTCTTTTTCTATATCTTTCATACATTGGATTGGGATGCGGTATTGCTGATAACAAGGACTTTGTATATGGATGAATAGGATTGTTATATATATCTTCTGCATCACCTAACTCTACTATTCTACCTAAATGCATAACCCCAATTCTATCACTAATGTATTTAACCATAGATAAATCATGGGCAATAAAAATAAAGGTGAGTCCTCTGTCCTTTTGAATCTGTTTCAACAAATTAACAACCTGTGCTTGAATAGATACATCAAGTGCACTAATTGCTTCGTCTGCGATTACAAAGGTTGGTTCAACGATCAAAGCCCTTGCAATTCCAATTCTCTGTCTTTGTCCACCACTGAATTCATGAGGATATCTGTGGGCATGTTCTCTAGACAAACCTACTATTTCAAGCATTTGATACACTTTTTCTTCTCTTTCTTCATCTGATTGATAAAGTTTGTGTATATCTAATCCTTGCGCAATAATATCCATAACTTTTTTCCTAGGATTTAAGGATGCCATAGGATCTTGAAAAATCATTTGCATTTTCGTCCTAAGCATCTTTTCAGTTTCCCTGTCAATGTGTCCTGATATTTTCTTGTTTTCAAAAACCACTTCACCGTTAGTCGGATTATAAAGCCTTATAATACTTCTACCAGTCGTAGATTTTCCAGAACCACTTTCACCAACCAATCCGAAAGTTTCTCCACGATAAATATTAAAGGATATATCATCAACAGCTTTTACAATTCCCTTTTTTCCTAAATTAAAATGTTGTTTTAAATTTTTTACTTCTAATATAATATCTTTATTATTTTCCATCTTTTAATACTCCCTTCTTCATTTCTTCAATTCGTTTAAATAAAGATTGGGGCATTTCGATTTTAGGAGCATCCTCATGTAATAGCCAAGTTGCTGCATAATGAGTATCTGTTATTTTGAAAAACGGTGGCTGCTCTTCTAAATCGATATTAAGAGCAAATTCACTTCTAGCTGCAAATGCATCTCCTTTAGGAGGATATAGCAAATTCGGCGGTGCACCATGAATAGAATACAATTCATTTTCTTTGTCATCCATATCTGGAACAGAAGCCAGTAACCCCCAGGTATAAGGATGTTTTGGCTCATAAAACACTTCGGCTGAATCGCCATATTCAACTATTTTTCCTGCATACATAACTGCAATTCTATCAGCAACATTTGCCACTACCCCTAAGTCATGAGTAATAAATATGATGGATAATCCGATTTTGGATTGTAATTCTTTAATTAGTTCTAATATTTGAGCTTGTATTGTAACATCTAAGGCTGTTGTTGGTTCATCTGCAATCAATACCTTAGGATTACATGCCAATGCAATTGCAATAACGATACGTTGTCTCATACCACCACTTAATTGATGGGGATATTGTTTATATCTCTTTTCTGGGTCAATGATTCCAACAAGCTCAATGAGTTCAACTGCTTTCACTTTTGCGGTTTTTTTATCTAAACCTTGATGCTCAATTAAACTTTCAGAAATTTGATATCCGACCGTCATAGTCGGATTAAGTGAGGTCATTGGATCTTGAAAAATCATAGCAATTTCCTTGCCTCTAATTGCAACCATTTCTTTTTTTGATAGTTTGGTTAAATCCTTGCCTTGATAAATAACCTCGCCATCATCAATCATACCATTTTTAGCTAAAATTCCCATAAGTACCTTCGTTGTTACTGATTTGCCTGATCCACTCTCTCCTACAATAGCTAGGGTTTCACCTTTATACAAATCAAAATCAACACCTCTGATGGCTTTAACAGTACCATTGTGGGTTTTAAAAGAAACATGTAAATTTTTTACTTCTATTATTTTTTCCATAATACACCACCTCTACTGTTGTTTCATTTTAGGATCTAAAGCATCACGCATACCATCAGCTACTAAGTTAAAGCTAACCATTAATATTGCTAACACAACTATTGGTGAAACAATAATGTGTGGATACACCAATATAGACTTATATCCGTCATTAATGAGAACCCCTAAGGATGCCAATGGTGGTTGAAGACCTAAACCTATGAACGCCAAAAAGGATTCATAAAATATCGCACTTGGAATTGAAAACATACTCATTATGATTACTTGTCCAAAAATATTTGGAAGTAAATCTACAACTAATAATGTTGATGTTTTAGCACCTAATGTCTTTGAAGCTAATATAAAATCGAGCTCTTTGAGCTTTAATACTTGTGAACGTACAACACGACTCATTCCAATCCAGCCTGTGATAACCAATGCCAAGGAAATGGAAATGATACCGGGGTTTAACACAATAACAAATAAGGTTACAATAACCAAGTTCGGAATACCGCTTAGCACTTCAATAATACGTTGCATAAAGGTGTCTAGCCTACCGCCAACATATCCCGAAACTAAACCATAGCCCATTCCAATAAACATATCAATAATTACAGCAAGGAAAGCAATGTAAAGCGATACTCTTGTGCCAACCCAAACTCTTGTCCATAAATCTCTGCCTAAAGTATCGGTTCCAAACCAATAATAAACATCCTCTAAGCCTCGTTCTTCATATACATTTATGCCATTTTGCTTACCATCAAATATACCGAGCTTTTCTATACCTTGAATTCTTGCAGGTAGATTAATATGCTCATCGACTTTACTTCTATACGTATGTGCTGTCATTGACGGACCAAAAAATGCAAAAAAAGCAATCATAATGATTAAGAAAATGCCTACTACTGCACCTCTGTTCTGACGAAACCTTAATCTTACATCTTTCCAGAAGCTAATACCTTTATAAACTACATCAGTTTGAAAATCTTCATTATTTAGAATTCTTTCAAAGGATTTTTTGTCGTACTTTTGATCAAGCTGGTTCATTATTCTCCTCCTTTAGCAACACGAATTCTAGGGTCAATTACACCATATATAACATCAATAAATAAAGCCATTATAATATAAAACAAACTATAAAAGAAAGAAATAGCAATAACAACATTAAAATCATTTACACTTATTGCTGTTACCAATAAGTCTCCAATACCTGGTATTCCAAAGATTCTTTCAATAACTAATGAACCTGTCATTAACCCTACAGTTAATGGACCAAGTACGGTTACAACAGGAATTAATGCATTTCTAATAGAATGTCTAAATATAACCTTCTTTGGCGTTAAGCCTTTTGCTTCTGCAAGCATAATATAATCAGAACCTAAAACCTCTACCAGTTCAGTTCTCATAAATCTTGCAACTGTTGCAATTACAAACATAGATAAGGAAATCGTTGGTAATATACTTGATTGTATAGGTTTGTAAATATTATAAGTCATCGGAAATATTGGAAAACCTGCTAGCGTTAGCTTATATCCCAAAAAATAACTCAAACCGAGTGCAAATACATAGGAAGGAATTGATATTCCAATAACAGCAAAAACTGTTGTCATGGTATCCCACTTTGAATTTTTATACACAGCTGCGATAGAAGCTAAAACAACACCAATGAGCGAACCAAAAATTAATGCTTGTAAACCTAACCTCATAGAGATAGGCATTCTACTTTTTAGCATTCTTGAAACAGGAGCATTTTTTTCAATGGTATAGGATACTCCAAAGTCTCCTTTGAAAATGTTTTTTGTATAGATTACAAATCTTTCTGCCATTGGCTTATTCAATCCATACTTTTCATATAATAATTCTTTTTGTTGCTCATTCAATTTTTCATCATTGAAAGGTGATCCTGGCATGAATTCCAATAACAAAAATAACAACGATAAAATTACGAGCATTGTAACTATTGAAATAAGCAATCGTTTACCAATATATTTTAACATTGTTCCAACTCCATGTAGATTTATTTTTTACTAAAAAAGTTCTGCATAAGAAATTTGAAAAGTGTCTAAAAGACATACTTAAACGCCTCAAATGAGGCGTTTTGTATATCTTCCAGTAGCTTATAATTACACTTACAAATCAGTGAGAGATTGACTCCCACTGATTTGATGAATTGTACTATTAATCAGCTATTTTTACATTTTTATAAATGAATGGTACACCAACTGCATGGCTCTCAATACCTGTTACTTTAGGATTAATCAAGAAAGCATAACCACTTTGAAATAATGGAGTAATTGCTCCATCTTCTTCTAAGAAAATACGTTCTGCTTCAATCATTGCATCCCAACGACCTTGAGGATCGCCAGCTAGTTTACCTTTTGATGAATCTTGAACCAATAAATCATAAGCAGCATTTTCATACTTAGGATAGTTCAGTGTTGCACCCGTTAAATAAAGTTCTAAGTAAGTAAGTGGGTCAGCATAATCTGGTCCCCAACGAGTAATCCCTACTTCGAAATCGCCAGCTGTCATAAGTGCCAATCTATTTTTCTTTGGTTGCGCTTTTAAGCTCACTTTAATTCCAGGCAAATTCGTTTCAAGTTCTGCTTGAATAAATTCAGCAGTTTTCTTAACTGTACCATCATCATCAAACAATAATTCTATTTCAATAGTATCACCAAGTTCTGCTTTAGCTTTTGTCCAATATTCTTGCGCTAATGCAACATCATATACGCTATAAGTTCCAGCAGATTCTCTGAAATCTTTACCGTCTGGTCCAGTAGCTAATCCAATTGGAATAATGAAATCTGCTACATTTGAACCATCGTTTAATATTTTATCAACGATTTGTTGTTTGTTGATTGCATGTTGGAATGCTTTTCTAACATTTACATTAGAAAACACTTCTGTTTGATTGTTAGGGCAAACATACCATAAGTAACCAGATTCAATTTGAGTATAAGCTTCAGTCGTTTTGTATTTGTCAACTAGCTCTGCAGCTAATTTAACAACATCTTGATTTCCACTATCATATTCTAAAGTAGCTGTTTGATTATCTTTCATTACTCTATAATCTAAACCTGCAATTGTTACGTTAGCAGCATCATAATAAGCTGCATTTTTGTCAAGTTTAAATCCATAACCTTTTTCCCATGTAGTCATTGTAAAAGGACCATTTGCTAAAAGGTTTTCAGGAGAAGAAGCATAATCAGCACCTTTTTCTGTAACAAACTTTTCATTTAAAGGAAAGAATGTAGAAAATGCTGTTAATGATAAGAAGTAAGGAACTGGTCTGTCTAAGGTAACAACTAAAGTCTTGTCATCTTGAGCAACAACACCTAATTCTTCACCAGGTACTTCGCCAGCAACTACTTTATCAGCATTTAAAATTCCTGCAACTCCACCAATGAAGTTATATTCACTAGCTTGCTCAGGACTAAGTAGACGTCTCCAACTAAATACAAAATCAGCTGCAGTAACAGGATCACCATTACTCCATTTTGCATCATCTCTTAACGTAAATGTATACGTTAATTGATCTTCACTAACTTCATAGCCTTTTGCTATAGCTGGAATAAAATTACCATCTTTATCCACAGTATATAATCCTTCAATTGTCGCAGCAATTACTTCAAAGGATAAACCATCTGTAGCAACATGTTGATCCATAGATGGAAGATCAACCTCTTGTGCTAGTCTTAGATATTTTCCTGCAGTAGTAGGTTCTTCTTTCTTTCCACACCCCGAAAAAGTGCCAACAATCATAACCATTAGCATTAAAAAAACGATTATTTTTTTCATAATATCCTCCTTGTTTTTTTCTTGAACTATCTTAATTCATGAATTCGATTATACGCTATGACACAAATAATGTCAACAAAT from Firmicutes bacterium HGW-Firmicutes-1 encodes the following:
- a CDS encoding ribonuclease III; the encoded protein is MLVECNLEQFQNNIGYQFENIKLLEQALVHSSYANENKMSKEENNERLEFLGDAVLEIVTSYYLFIKYPDMLEGELTKLRASIVCEPTLAKFSKEIHLGDFIMLGKGEENSGGRNRSSVLSDTIEALIGAIYLDGGLEATTEFVYNTLLKDVEKKKLFVDSKTHLQELIQKVSEKPLEYVVVTESGPDHNKIFEVVVRHKNKVIGQGSGRSKKAAEQEAASDAIKKLT
- a CDS encoding acyl carrier protein: MDNSKLLEIIAKYANYDSGKISEDMSFADDLGVDSLDLVDIISALEDEFKIEITDEDLAKGIETVGNAVELLKSKIEEIED
- a CDS encoding phosphate acyltransferase → MNYLRVAVDAMGGDHAPNSVVTGCIEAINHEKNIQVLLVGKEALIKEELKKHNYNKEQVVVVNADEIIENCESPVMAIRRKKDSSIVVGLRLVKEQQAEAFVSAGSTGAVLAGGTIIVGRIKGIERPALASFIPNEKGFTLLLDCGANVDCKPSQLVQFAQMGSIYYESFMNKKIPSIALVNIGEEEEKGNNLAKETFALLKEEPSIHFVGNIEARDISKGNVDVIVCDGFVGNIILKYTEGFAMSLLGMIKKAILSSFVSKIGAILIKSSLKKMMKTLDYAEYGGAPLLGLNGLVVKTHGSSDSKAMKNTILQCNTFYKEKVNEKIKQKLSL
- a CDS encoding 50S ribosomal protein L32 is translated as MAVPKRKVSKARRNSRRANWKLTAPNLGKCSKCGALVMSHRVCKACGTYKNKVVIVTE
- a CDS encoding peptide ABC transporter ATP-binding protein, translating into MENNKDIILEVKNLKQHFNLGKKGIVKAVDDISFNIYRGETFGLVGESGSGKSTTGRSIIRLYNPTNGEVVFENKKISGHIDRETEKMLRTKMQMIFQDPMASLNPRKKVMDIIAQGLDIHKLYQSDEEREEKVYQMLEIVGLSREHAHRYPHEFSGGQRQRIGIARALIVEPTFVIADEAISALDVSIQAQVVNLLKQIQKDRGLTFIFIAHDLSMVKYISDRIGVMHLGRIVELGDAEDIYNNPIHPYTKSLLSAIPHPNPMYERYRKRKHYDKTGIDYDAAEFIEVQNNHFVLGTKSEIELWNK
- a CDS encoding peptide ABC transporter ATP-binding protein → MEKIIEVKNLHVSFKTHNGTVKAIRGVDFDLYKGETLAIVGESGSGKSVTTKVLMGILAKNGMIDDGEVIYQGKDLTKLSKKEMVAIRGKEIAMIFQDPMTSLNPTMTVGYQISESLIEHQGLDKKTAKVKAVELIELVGIIDPEKRYKQYPHQLSGGMRQRIVIAIALACNPKVLIADEPTTALDVTIQAQILELIKELQSKIGLSIIFITHDLGVVANVADRIAVMYAGKIVEYGDSAEVFYEPKHPYTWGLLASVPDMDDKENELYSIHGAPPNLLYPPKGDAFAARSEFALNIDLEEQPPFFKITDTHYAATWLLHEDAPKIEMPQSLFKRIEEMKKGVLKDGK
- a CDS encoding peptide ABC transporter permease encodes the protein MNQLDQKYDKKSFERILNNEDFQTDVVYKGISFWKDVRLRFRQNRGAVVGIFLIIMIAFFAFFGPSMTAHTYRSKVDEHINLPARIQGIEKLGIFDGKQNGINVYEERGLEDVYYWFGTDTLGRDLWTRVWVGTRVSLYIAFLAVIIDMFIGMGYGLVSGYVGGRLDTFMQRIIEVLSGIPNLVIVTLFVIVLNPGIISISLALVITGWIGMSRVVRSQVLKLKELDFILASKTLGAKTSTLLVVDLLPNIFGQVIIMSMFSIPSAIFYESFLAFIGLGLQPPLASLGVLINDGYKSILVYPHIIVSPIVVLAILMVSFNLVADGMRDALDPKMKQQ
- a CDS encoding peptide ABC transporter permease, with translation MLKYIGKRLLISIVTMLVILSLLFLLLEFMPGSPFNDEKLNEQQKELLYEKYGLNKPMAERFVIYTKNIFKGDFGVSYTIEKNAPVSRMLKSRMPISMRLGLQALIFGSLIGVVLASIAAVYKNSKWDTMTTVFAVIGISIPSYVFALGLSYFLGYKLTLAGFPIFPMTYNIYKPIQSSILPTISLSMFVIATVARFMRTELVEVLGSDYIMLAEAKGLTPKKVIFRHSIRNALIPVVTVLGPLTVGLMTGSLVIERIFGIPGIGDLLVTAISVNDFNVVIAISFFYSLFYIIMALFIDVIYGVIDPRIRVAKGGE
- a CDS encoding peptide ABC transporter substrate-binding protein is translated as MKKIIVFLMLMVMIVGTFSGCGKKEEPTTAGKYLRLAQEVDLPSMDQHVATDGLSFEVIAATIEGLYTVDKDGNFIPAIAKGYEVSEDQLTYTFTLRDDAKWSNGDPVTAADFVFSWRRLLSPEQASEYNFIGGVAGILNADKVVAGEVPGEELGVVAQDDKTLVVTLDRPVPYFLSLTAFSTFFPLNEKFVTEKGADYASSPENLLANGPFTMTTWEKGYGFKLDKNAAYYDAANVTIAGLDYRVMKDNQTATLEYDSGNQDVVKLAAELVDKYKTTEAYTQIESGYLWYVCPNNQTEVFSNVNVRKAFQHAINKQQIVDKILNDGSNVADFIIPIGLATGPDGKDFRESAGTYSVYDVALAQEYWTKAKAELGDTIEIELLFDDDGTVKKTAEFIQAELETNLPGIKVSLKAQPKKNRLALMTAGDFEVGITRWGPDYADPLTYLELYLTGATLNYPKYENAAYDLLVQDSSKGKLAGDPQGRWDAMIEAERIFLEEDGAITPLFQSGYAFLINPKVTGIESHAVGVPFIYKNVKIAD